In Vigna angularis cultivar LongXiaoDou No.4 chromosome 8, ASM1680809v1, whole genome shotgun sequence, the DNA window GCGGATATTGTGGGgtagtcttcttagaatttattgattgaacacttgtagtgtttaatcctttcaactgttcaagtttaaattttcagtttcttttatttatggatgactgtaatttcacatttaattacacgtcatactccgactgttctctatatttggatgttaacgtctttattatataatattggttattatataatcgggatgttacacattaagtttaaaaaatgaaaaaaaaatattaaaacaaaaaagtaattaaGCTAATTGTTTTCATAAAAGAATAGATACTATCACAGAAAATATctatagttaattataaaagtatatcgATAGAACAAAATGATTGATCAGTTAACAATAAATTCTATGGATAAATAGAGGAATTTGTTGgtaattatttattcataacTATCAATTGCAACAATTgaaatttattagtaatttttggttgataattattaacaatttttttctaccAGTAAAATTCGTTGGTCTCgtaattattgacaaaaattttattggtaattgctgacaaatttttttcaccagtgattttttttttcttcctcctcttgTCGTTGTCATTGTCACTATTCATCACCATTGTCATTTCATATATTACCTTTAActtatcatttcttttttttcttttttcttttttattattgtcaTTGTTATCATTATGATGGTCATcttctctttttcctcttctttttcctcttgttctttttctttcttatcttcatttttatcgtcttttctttttctttatttttctcatccATCTCCATTCaattatatcaaatattttttcaaattcattcaaaaaaattagtatttattttatctgACAAATTTACTAAAATAGTTACAAAtggaatttaaaaattataatttccaAGAGATTtataaagattttcacaaattCAATTATTACCGAATTTTATCATGACATTATCAAACTTAAAGTGAAAactttaatattcatttttctaaaacaatatatgtcgataataaaaaaagttaattaccaataaattttactaacaaaaaaactatcaaagaaaatatttgttggtaattgaaatcctaaaataaaatttattaatgttttttaccTGTATTTTTCTATCAATGAAATATATTAGTATTCCtgataaattctttttttagtcaaattttgtcagtaatataattttctttttgtagtgtttatttatttcattttatttagattcttttTCTTTAGGTCATGTTAGAATTTCAGTTAATAGAACTATAGAcaaaaaattttgttaaaaaatttaattcaaatttaaaattctagtcgaaataatattaactaattttGCTATGTATGACATAAATTTTTGAGAGAATATATAATTACTTCATATTCTTTTAACACTTGATATTAtgctaattaattattaatttggttTGGTTGCTTAACACTAATCTAAATTTTGCAGGGAAGATGTCTGAATTTGAGGGATCAagtgaatttatttgaaaacACAGTTGAGAAGGATTTAGCAGAAATGATAAATAACTCAACTGAATTATGTGAACATTTATCAAAATCTATATATGTATTCATCATAGGAACCAATGACTACCTCAGTAAGTACCTTGGAACAGACAAAACTTACCAATCTATATCCTTCGCTGATCTCCTCATTGCAACATTATCTGACCAATTTAAGGTACACTATTCATCTACTATTAATTTTACGGAAAATGATAACAACATTTCGACACAGCGTACGTGTCAGCATGTGAGCAGTCCACGTTTTGATGGGAAAAAGCTGCTGAAATCTGAGAAAACCTGCTTCAATTGTGACGTGGCGAGGACGGGCACGGGCAGAGTAGAAGTTGCGTTTCAAATTTGAGATTCATTTTCCAACTTCGTAGAGAGAGAAGCGCGAACGTTGAGAGGGAGACTGTGACCtagagagagttggagaaagggagttcgagAGAGAGAGGTCCGACGGAGTGTCGCCGGACAACGTCGAAGGCCGTGTCGGAGCTAGTCAACCCCTCCAGCCGGTTCCGATTCACGGCCGCCGCAGCTCCGACGTTGGCCAACGAAGCGAAGACGGCATCGTCTTCTGTCCGATCCGGCCCAGCGAACTAGGGGCACGTTCAAGGTCTCGCTTCGTCCCTgtgccggagtgccgccggagcatcgccggagAATCGCCGGAGTGTGGACTGTTCGGTGGAcaaaaaagaggggttttccgggTTGGAGAAAGATGTCTCAGTCTCATGAAAAAACTCTAATACTAATCCAAAAAATGGTGAAAGTGCCCCCACCAAAAGCACTTTTGTTGTTCAATTCCTCAACCTATGAGGGCCTTCATCACACTCCTCACTCTATCTCTTTCATCTTAAACCATCTCCTATCCCATGATGACATGCTACCCCAAGCTCAATCTCTTATCTTGCGTCTAATCTCTGGTCGAATCCCCTTCTACACATTCTCTCCCTCCTCCTTAATACCTCAACTAACACAAGCCCATTTCACCTCTTCTTCAACTTATGCTCCTCTCTGTGAAACAATTGTCAATGCTTATGTTCATTCTCACTCCCCTGATCAGGCCCTCACTTTTCTACACCAGATGATTCACAAGGGTCAtcttcctacatcaaacacctTCAACAATCTTCTGTGCTTGCTCATTAGGTCAAACTGTTTCGATAAAGCTTGGTGGGTTTTTAACCAATTCAAGATTAAAGTTGTTATGGATGTCTACACATTTGGGATTATGATCAAGGGTTGTTGTGAGGTTGGTGACTTAATGAAAGGGTTTCGGCTTGTGACCATGTTGGAGGAGTTTGGTTTGTCTCCTAATGTTGTTATATACACTACGTTGATTGACGGGTGCTGCAAGAATGGAGATGTCATGCTGGCGAAGAAGTTGTTTTGCAAGATGGATAGGTTGGGTGTAGTTGCTAATCAACATACTTATAGTGTCTTAATGAACGGGTTTTTCAAACAAGGACTTCAAAGGGAAGGGTTTCAAATGTATGAGAATATGAAGCAAAGTGGAATAGTGCCAAATGTTTATTCCTATAGCTGTGTGATTGGAGAATATTGTAATGGTGGGATGGTGGATAAAGCTTTTAAGGTGTTTGGTGAAATGCGTGAGAAAGGTGTTATGTGTGGGGTTATGacatataacattttaataggTGGGCTGTGTCGAGGGAAGAAGTTCGGTGAAGCAATAAAGTTAGTTCATCGATTGAGCAAAGTTGGCCTCAGTCCTAACATTGTTACATACAATATACTGATCAACGGTTTTTGTGGTGTTAGAAAAATAGACACTGCTGCTAGATTATTCAGTCAATTGAAGTCAAATGGACTTTCACCAACTTTAGTAACCTATAATACTCTGATTGCAGGGTATTGTAAGGTTGAGAATTTAACAGGAGCTCTTAGCTTGGTCAAGGAAATGGAAGAGAGATGTTTTGCTCCTTCCAAAGTGACATATACCATTCTGATTGATGCTTTTGCAAGACTAAATCATATGGAAAAAGCACGCAAAATGCATGCTTTAATGGAGAAGTCTGGTTTGGTTCCAGACGTACACACATACAGTGTCTTAATACATGGGTTATGTAAAACTGGTAACATGAAAGAAGCCTCAAAACTATTCAAATCATTGGGGGAGCTGCATTTCGAACCAAACAATGTTATATATAACACGATGATTCATGGTTACTGCAAAGAAGGAAGCTCTTACAGGGCTTTTAGGCTACTCAATGAAATGGTTCACAATGGAATGGTCCCTAATGTGGCCAGTTTTTGCTCAACCATAGGGCTTCTTTGCAATGATGGAAAGTGGAAGGAAGCAGAGTTTCTCTTAGAAAAGATGATAAATTCAGGACTAAAGCCAACGGTTTCTTTATACAATATGGTTTACAAAGAAAAGATCAACGTTTAGAATGCCGAACATGGTTTAGATCGTCAGGGCCTGTCCCCGAAGGCCACTACTTTAACTGGGTTAGTAATGACATAGTGCTGTGTACTCTTTTATAGCAGGCTAAAATTTCTACATCCCGCAAATGTATTCATTCATCTTGGAATGCATCTTTTACATTTAAAAGAAgttcatttcaaaataactgAAAATACTCAAAAAATTGATAGAGCTCTGGAAAAAACACCCTTTATAGCATGTCAACCATATGTTCTACACCACAATTGGCCTAGGAACTCCCCAAAACAACACGGATCTAGCCATTGATCTTGGAGGAGAGAACCTCTGGCACGACTGCAGCACAAATGCTATAATTCTTCCTCCAACCGTAAAGTTGTTTGTGAGTCAAAGAAATGCCCCAAAAACGCTTCATCCATTGCCACTGGCTGCATTGACACTTATAAACCAGGTTGTGCAATCAACGATTTTGTTATGACAATGAGCAACTCATAGTGAAATGTTGTATTCTTTACTGTTTTTAGTGTTTGGATTTGTTTTTAGATTTCTCTTAGCATTTCAAATTTGCTTAGAtagttgtttttcctttttagttTACTAATGATATTTTGTTGATTCCTAGTTGATTATAGTTTTTATGTGCGTTTTTATATTACCTGCTGCTTTAGTTATCCTTGATTTTAGTTTTCTCGTTTTTAAAAGTTGTAGAGCTATTTTTAGGatccattttctattttaagaGTAGTTTAAAGTCCTCATTCTATTTTAGCAATATAGTTTAAGTAGTAGTAGAGCTTACGTTACTTTCAGTTTAGTCTTGTTATTTGTAGCTTTAATTCTAGACAATATGtagaatattttgttaataaactTTGATGTGCAAGTTCATGGTAGTGATTTGGTGCTGTTTTGAGTTGTGCAGTGCACTTGAGAGAGCAATTGGCTTCAATATGAGCTGGATGAGATGATTGGCAAAATTGGAGAAAGTGCAGCTGCTGTGAAGGCTTGCAAGCCTGCTGCCACGCTGGATAA includes these proteins:
- the LOC108323314 gene encoding GDSL esterase/lipase 7, yielding MEQVMMIFVSLVFFDLVVSAICGNTLAPALYLFGDSSIDNGNNNLLPTLARANFFPYGIDFPRGSTGRFTNGKTIADFIAEYLGLPYPPPYISMGSSRSLTGINYASASCGILPETGANFGRCLNLRDQVNLFENTVEKDLAEMINNSTELCEHLSKSIYVFIIGTNDYLSKYLGTDKTYQSISFADLLIATLSDQFKVHYSSTINFTENDNNISTQRTCQHVSSPRFDGKKLLKSEKTCFNCDVARTGTGRVEVAFQI